The following proteins come from a genomic window of Leptospira bandrabouensis:
- a CDS encoding MBOAT family O-acyltransferase encodes MLFNTFVFLLFFVVVYAIFLGFGWFAGKQKWAYRAQNLWLLLASYFFYGWWEWFFLTLILISTIIDYCAAILIEGSENQIRRRLYLSVSIIANLGLLFTMKYYDFFAVNLIDSWNQLALWLGSTEATNSNTYLLRNIILPVGISFYTFQTMSYTIDVFRRQIKAERDFFDFALFVNYFPQLVAGPIERAQDLLPQLKKPKFPTLDGVQKGLYDILLGYFMKVYVADNLATYVDQVFLAGKSLYTQNPEIIQTLDGSQIFAGAVLFLPQIYCDFAGYSFIALGISRLLGVTLTVNFETPEFSKTPTEFWNRWHVTLNRWFRDYIYISLGGSKYGKFAQYRNLFIIFFLSGLWHGANWTFIAWGCLQGVYTIVYLVGFAKKKEEKTEPVSTESPTLTDKLFSILSGTSSRVLIYMLVAFSGIAFRSYDAQMMFLYMKKFLSFWNWDLHPNNNIKDMVGILGEYFRIFIPLLILDGITYFKKERYWIFQIHPLFQAFLLSFMGFLILTRGIFGKEVIYFAF; translated from the coding sequence ATGCTTTTTAATACCTTTGTCTTTTTGTTATTCTTTGTGGTCGTGTATGCGATCTTCTTGGGATTCGGATGGTTTGCCGGAAAACAGAAATGGGCATACCGCGCACAAAACCTATGGTTACTTCTTGCATCGTATTTTTTTTATGGATGGTGGGAATGGTTTTTTCTCACACTCATTCTCATTAGCACCATCATTGATTATTGTGCGGCCATTCTCATCGAAGGTTCAGAAAACCAAATTCGTCGCCGTCTCTATCTATCAGTTTCCATCATAGCCAACTTGGGCCTACTCTTTACCATGAAGTACTACGATTTTTTCGCAGTGAACCTCATTGATTCATGGAACCAATTAGCATTATGGTTGGGATCTACGGAAGCCACCAATTCCAATACCTATTTACTTAGAAATATCATCCTTCCTGTGGGAATTAGTTTTTATACCTTCCAAACCATGTCCTATACGATCGATGTGTTTCGCAGACAAATCAAAGCAGAAAGAGACTTTTTTGATTTTGCATTGTTTGTGAATTATTTTCCACAACTGGTGGCAGGACCGATCGAAAGAGCACAGGACCTTCTGCCTCAATTAAAAAAACCAAAGTTTCCTACTTTAGACGGAGTTCAGAAAGGACTATATGACATCTTGCTAGGTTACTTTATGAAGGTGTATGTTGCTGATAATTTAGCAACTTATGTAGACCAAGTATTCCTTGCAGGTAAATCTTTATACACTCAAAATCCAGAAATCATTCAAACCTTAGATGGATCCCAAATTTTTGCTGGGGCCGTTTTATTTTTGCCTCAGATTTATTGTGACTTTGCAGGGTATTCCTTTATTGCTCTTGGGATCTCTCGACTTCTTGGTGTCACACTCACTGTAAATTTTGAAACTCCCGAATTTTCTAAAACGCCAACGGAATTTTGGAATCGATGGCATGTAACACTGAATAGGTGGTTTAGGGATTATATTTATATTTCCTTAGGGGGAAGTAAATATGGAAAATTTGCACAATATAGAAACTTGTTTATTATCTTTTTCTTATCGGGACTTTGGCACGGAGCCAATTGGACCTTTATCGCTTGGGGATGTTTGCAAGGTGTGTATACCATTGTCTATTTAGTAGGATTTGCTAAAAAGAAAGAAGAAAAAACAGAACCAGTATCTACTGAATCACCAACCTTAACAGATAAACTTTTCAGTATTCTTTCGGGGACATCTAGCCGGGTTTTGATTTATATGTTGGTTGCCTTTAGTGGAATTGCATTCCGTTCTTATGATGCACAAATGATGTTTCTTTATATGAAAAAATTTCTTTCTTTTTGGAATTGGGATCTTCATCCAAATAACAATATCAAAGATATGGTTGGAATTTTAGGTGAATACTTCCGTATCTTTATACCACTTTTGATTTTAGATGGGATTACCTATTTTAAAAAAGAAAGATATTGGATTTTTCAAATACATCCTTTGTTTCAAGCTTTCCTCTTGTCATTTATGGGTTTTCTCATTCTCACTCGTGGGATTTTTGGAAAGGAGGTAATTTACTTTGCGTTCTAA
- a CDS encoding caspase family protein, translating to MFSFRNIFVCILTAYLIGLPVFGQNRYALFIGTNYKGNKAKIPELNLCEADANFLKDKIQKKGNFKDIKVLLGSMVTRDNVKNAISQLGKVVGKEDSVFLYFSGHGMYMKDAKAKNGMRNYLICYDRPHISDEELNEFLTDIKSQKTVLVMDCCYSGGIAKKGKNTRGAAEIPIAQGNDGVVRQNAEDYFFQDKAVISSSDDDQTSIEVGGTINHGIFTYNFGNALEKADLNNDSVVTALEAFFVAKEETVKMARQFNHEQTPQVSGNAAGIFLSGSPKPQNPPPKPPNVVINVPITPVETTTPNNNNTTPPPVAPEPEPTPANDTTVVIPPITEVEPPAPPSITTGSILIRTSIIKDKSYGGAATKSPYDLLNKQGKLKSSPAEDKVRSIKVLVDDQEYVSQVTTEKSKIWGSISKNGTLVPGDIYNVKIDNLPAGVHQIEIRADKYPIYKTAAAVIPKQTVTVDAINSMDGFGAIRGRVFYKTLDNPIEKHPIYMPTVVSTNQIFKVTTDKDGYFWFTNLKPGKYEIRASFMEEMKLENSEIHVKPGEVTNVDIILNKKLSYTKTKY from the coding sequence ATGTTTTCGTTTCGAAACATATTTGTTTGTATTCTAACGGCCTATCTCATCGGATTACCGGTGTTTGGGCAGAACCGCTATGCGTTGTTTATTGGAACTAACTACAAAGGGAACAAGGCAAAAATCCCTGAGTTAAATCTTTGTGAAGCAGACGCAAATTTCTTAAAAGATAAAATCCAAAAAAAAGGAAACTTCAAGGATATCAAAGTCCTGTTAGGTTCTATGGTCACTCGCGACAACGTAAAAAATGCGATTTCCCAATTGGGTAAAGTTGTCGGAAAAGAAGATTCTGTATTTTTATATTTCTCCGGCCACGGAATGTATATGAAAGATGCGAAGGCAAAAAATGGAATGCGTAACTACCTCATTTGTTATGATCGCCCACATATTTCCGATGAAGAACTAAATGAATTTTTAACAGATATCAAATCCCAAAAAACCGTCCTTGTGATGGACTGCTGTTATTCAGGTGGGATTGCTAAAAAAGGAAAAAATACCCGAGGTGCAGCAGAGATTCCAATTGCCCAAGGAAATGACGGGGTGGTGCGTCAAAATGCGGAAGATTATTTTTTCCAAGACAAAGCGGTCATTTCTTCCTCCGATGATGACCAAACTTCCATTGAAGTAGGGGGGACCATCAACCACGGTATTTTTACTTATAACTTTGGAAATGCCTTAGAAAAAGCGGATCTCAATAACGATAGTGTTGTGACGGCTCTCGAAGCCTTCTTTGTGGCAAAAGAAGAAACCGTTAAAATGGCACGTCAGTTCAACCATGAGCAGACTCCCCAAGTTTCCGGGAATGCGGCGGGGATCTTTTTGTCTGGTTCTCCAAAACCACAAAATCCTCCACCAAAACCACCGAATGTTGTGATTAACGTTCCGATCACACCTGTGGAAACAACAACACCGAATAATAACAATACAACTCCCCCACCTGTAGCTCCTGAGCCGGAACCCACTCCTGCCAACGATACTACTGTGGTCATTCCCCCCATCACAGAAGTGGAACCACCGGCACCTCCTTCTATCACAACAGGAAGTATCCTCATTCGTACTTCTATCATCAAAGATAAATCTTATGGGGGAGCGGCCACCAAGTCGCCTTACGACCTTCTCAACAAACAGGGAAAACTAAAATCATCCCCTGCAGAAGACAAAGTCAGATCGATCAAAGTCCTTGTGGATGACCAGGAATATGTATCCCAAGTCACAACTGAGAAATCAAAAATTTGGGGATCCATTTCCAAAAACGGAACCTTAGTTCCGGGTGATATTTATAATGTGAAAATCGATAACCTACCAGCCGGTGTTCACCAAATCGAGATTCGGGCAGATAAATATCCCATTTACAAAACAGCAGCGGCTGTGATTCCGAAACAAACAGTCACAGTAGATGCAATCAATTCCATGGACGGATTTGGTGCCATTCGAGGACGAGTGTTTTACAAAACCTTAGACAACCCGATTGAAAAACACCCGATCTATATGCCGACTGTGGTTTCCACAAACCAAATCTTCAAAGTCACTACAGACAAAGATGGATACTTTTGGTTCACCAACTTAAAACCAGGAAAATATGAAATCCGGGCTAGTTTCATGGAAGAAATGAAATTAGAAAATTCGGAAATCCATGTGAAACCGGGGGAAGTGACCAATGTGGACATCATCCTCAATAAAAAATTGAGTTATACAAAGACCAAATACTAA
- the ftsA gene encoding cell division protein FtsA: MSYDDAPIITALDLGSSLVKVVIGRLLGEHEIEIIGTGVYPSAGIKNGSIVNIETTTKSIIEAFGDAELMAGQEVNTVVVNVSGKSVHGFNEKGIIAVTNRERIVSETDIMRVVEAAQAVHVPNDQQVIHVLTKEFKVDDQVNIKDPIGMTGVRLEAEVHIVSCGNTALNNIDRCVEQAGLLQMDRVLSSLASSEAILTSGEKDLGTAVVDIGAGICDIIIYVDGGIAFSSVVPFGGFHITSDISIGLKTTVETAEVIKKRYGHTRIDMVDPTEKFEIPSISGRPSRSVFRQELVEILEPRVREILEMIDHELVRSGFKSSLAGGVILTGGTSLLQGIEATAEEVLRLSVGRAKPAGLSGLVDKISSPEYATAVGLIKYSSKIQNLEQRNMHSGSDSDGWMKKVRRWMENNL; encoded by the coding sequence ATGAGTTATGATGACGCACCAATTATAACAGCTTTGGATTTAGGATCCTCACTTGTAAAAGTTGTCATTGGGCGGCTTCTCGGGGAACATGAAATCGAAATTATTGGTACCGGAGTGTATCCATCTGCTGGTATCAAAAATGGTTCTATCGTCAATATAGAAACTACCACAAAGTCCATCATAGAAGCGTTTGGTGATGCCGAACTTATGGCCGGCCAAGAAGTAAATACGGTTGTAGTGAATGTTTCCGGAAAATCCGTACATGGATTTAATGAAAAAGGAATTATTGCTGTGACTAACCGTGAACGGATTGTATCGGAAACAGATATTATGCGAGTCGTGGAAGCAGCACAAGCAGTTCATGTACCAAACGACCAACAAGTTATCCATGTCTTAACAAAAGAATTCAAAGTAGATGACCAAGTAAACATCAAAGATCCTATTGGGATGACGGGAGTTCGTTTAGAAGCAGAAGTACATATTGTATCTTGCGGAAACACTGCACTCAATAATATTGATCGTTGTGTAGAACAAGCAGGTCTTTTGCAAATGGATCGCGTTTTATCTAGCCTTGCTTCATCAGAAGCCATACTCACATCAGGTGAAAAAGATTTAGGAACCGCTGTTGTTGATATTGGGGCAGGAATCTGCGATATCATCATTTATGTGGATGGAGGAATCGCTTTTTCTTCCGTAGTTCCTTTTGGTGGGTTCCATATCACAAGTGATATTTCTATTGGTTTAAAAACCACGGTGGAAACGGCCGAAGTTATCAAAAAACGTTATGGCCACACAAGAATTGATATGGTAGATCCTACCGAAAAATTCGAAATTCCATCCATTTCAGGAAGACCATCCCGATCTGTTTTTCGTCAGGAACTCGTAGAAATTTTAGAGCCTAGGGTTCGCGAAATTTTAGAAATGATTGATCATGAACTGGTGCGATCAGGATTTAAGTCTAGTTTGGCGGGAGGAGTCATCCTTACCGGTGGTACTTCGTTGTTACAAGGGATTGAAGCTACTGCTGAAGAAGTATTACGCCTGTCAGTGGGTCGTGCCAAACCTGCAGGGCTCAGTGGACTTGTCGATAAAATCTCTTCCCCTGAATATGCAACTGCTGTTGGTCTTATTAAATATAGTTCAAAAATACAAAACTTAGAACAAAGAAACATGCACTCCGGATCTGATTCAGACGGTTGGATGAAGAAGGTTCGTCGTTGGATGGAGAATAATCTCTGA
- a CDS encoding RecQ family ATP-dependent DNA helicase, translating to MGNLIVDPFGFAEILRVTLDLHSELKAKFGFSEFRPGQEEAIRSVLNGEDTLAILPTGAGKSLIYQLPAAIQKDKLTLVISPLIALMKDQTESLLAKGIPAAFCNSTQDEVEQMTILAKSVKGEIRVLLVSPERALSNGFLRIFRELNLFALVVDEAHCVSQWGHDFRPEYRQIHVLRERHPRPHFPILALTATATTKVQSDVQAALGMKSPNVVLSTFYRPNLKFSVEYPAAERDKADRLIELLEPWKDGRKFPGRAIVYCATRKKTDEVYDLLKDFGFSVGKYHAGRTDGIRERTQNAYTSGKVPILVATNAFGMGMDQPDVRLVVHYQVPASLEAYYQEAGRAGRDGLDSECVLFFKAGDVATQAFMLSKETNFKGGDTLLKYIKEYANKEECRQVQLCSYFGETISPCGSCDICTEVGTNLHRSHFLKSEAAKVQKKNEKRDYPLSDWEEETIQNFLKEHPAVFGKTIIAKTLVGKRTKDVLRYRMERNPFHGKLDGIPEEAVIAKLETWVEEKKVLVAGAKYPKLYLPNFVKTKSRTTSSNSDDTNSSPSKLKKPPTLNSQILRELMNYRDRKARQLKWKKFMVFQNPVLKRIAERKPRTLSELEATKGVGPAKVERFGNDIIEILSKWD from the coding sequence ATGGGGAATCTTATCGTTGACCCGTTCGGATTTGCAGAAATCTTGAGAGTTACCTTGGATCTACATTCGGAACTCAAAGCCAAATTCGGTTTTTCGGAATTTCGCCCAGGCCAAGAAGAGGCCATTCGTTCCGTTTTGAATGGCGAAGACACTTTAGCAATTTTGCCTACAGGTGCTGGAAAATCTCTTATCTACCAACTTCCTGCTGCTATCCAAAAAGACAAACTAACGCTAGTTATTTCCCCACTCATTGCCTTAATGAAAGACCAAACAGAGAGTTTACTTGCCAAAGGAATTCCTGCTGCTTTTTGTAATTCCACTCAAGATGAAGTGGAACAAATGACCATCCTTGCTAAATCGGTGAAAGGAGAAATTCGAGTCCTTCTTGTTTCTCCAGAAAGAGCACTTTCCAATGGATTTCTTCGTATCTTTCGAGAACTAAATTTATTTGCTCTTGTTGTGGATGAAGCCCACTGTGTTTCGCAATGGGGCCATGACTTTCGTCCCGAATACCGCCAAATACACGTTTTGCGGGAGCGTCACCCTCGTCCCCATTTCCCTATCCTGGCGCTAACAGCCACAGCCACTACAAAAGTGCAATCCGATGTGCAAGCAGCACTGGGGATGAAATCTCCTAACGTGGTTCTTTCTACTTTTTATAGACCCAATTTAAAATTCAGTGTGGAATATCCTGCAGCCGAAAGGGACAAAGCCGATAGACTCATCGAACTATTAGAACCCTGGAAAGATGGAAGAAAATTTCCGGGTCGTGCGATTGTTTACTGTGCCACTCGGAAAAAAACTGACGAAGTGTATGATCTACTAAAAGACTTTGGTTTCTCTGTGGGAAAATATCATGCCGGCAGAACAGATGGAATCAGGGAACGAACTCAAAATGCATATACTTCTGGAAAAGTACCCATCCTTGTGGCTACCAATGCTTTTGGGATGGGGATGGATCAACCTGATGTTCGTTTGGTGGTGCATTACCAAGTTCCTGCATCTTTAGAAGCCTATTACCAAGAAGCTGGTCGTGCTGGAAGAGATGGATTGGATTCGGAATGTGTTTTGTTTTTTAAAGCGGGTGATGTGGCCACACAAGCCTTTATGTTATCCAAAGAAACAAACTTCAAAGGGGGAGATACTCTTCTCAAATACATTAAGGAATATGCAAACAAAGAAGAATGTAGGCAGGTTCAACTTTGTTCCTACTTTGGTGAAACCATTTCTCCTTGTGGAAGTTGTGATATTTGTACTGAGGTGGGAACCAACCTCCATCGTTCTCATTTTTTAAAATCAGAAGCGGCCAAAGTCCAAAAGAAAAATGAAAAAAGAGATTATCCTCTCTCTGATTGGGAAGAAGAAACCATTCAGAATTTTTTAAAAGAACATCCTGCCGTATTTGGAAAAACCATCATCGCCAAAACTCTTGTAGGCAAACGTACAAAAGATGTCCTAAGATACAGGATGGAAAGAAATCCTTTCCACGGAAAATTGGATGGAATTCCAGAAGAAGCAGTGATCGCAAAATTAGAAACTTGGGTGGAAGAAAAAAAAGTTTTGGTGGCCGGAGCCAAATACCCCAAACTCTATTTACCCAATTTTGTAAAAACTAAATCTCGAACTACATCATCTAACTCTGATGATACGAATTCTTCACCATCGAAATTAAAAAAACCACCTACACTCAATTCTCAAATTTTAAGAGAACTTATGAATTACCGAGACAGGAAAGCAAGACAACTCAAATGGAAAAAGTTTATGGTGTTTCAAAATCCTGTCCTCAAACGAATTGCAGAAAGAAAACCAAGAACTCTTTCGGAACTGGAAGCCACAAAAGGTGTAGGACCGGCAAAAGTAGAACGCTTCGGAAATGATATCATTGAAATCTTATCCAAGTGGGACTAA
- the ftsZ gene encoding cell division protein FtsZ has protein sequence MLYLEEEKTSPAIIKVVGVGGGGMNAVTRMVHSKMTGVDFIVMNTDEQVLLKSPVDVKIQLGNKVTRGMGAGGDPELGEKAALEDKDRIVSALKGADMVFVTAGMGGGTGTGAAPIIAAIAKEMKCLVVGVVTVPFSFEGKRRAELAKLGIDQLRANVDTLITIRNDSIFQVVDKNTPVDMAFRVIDDILLNGVRGISDIINHPGIINVDFADVKTIMKDTGDAILGVGEGRGETRVSEAVEQAINNTLLEDSSIQGAKSLLINVTGGNDLTIHEWNEVSQIITAQADPDANIIIGLNEDQSLSDQIRVTVIATGFNKKGKQYQREQKAVGSEESVSPMVYIRKSEEKDSGFGKEQDSVRSIRQSNRGFSSQKQSSPFQNYGEDYDIPAFLRRKND, from the coding sequence ATGTTATACCTAGAAGAAGAAAAAACAAGCCCTGCCATTATCAAAGTTGTGGGTGTAGGTGGAGGCGGAATGAATGCCGTCACCCGTATGGTTCATTCCAAAATGACAGGTGTTGACTTTATCGTCATGAACACCGACGAACAAGTATTATTAAAATCTCCTGTAGATGTAAAAATCCAATTAGGTAACAAAGTCACTCGTGGGATGGGTGCTGGTGGAGATCCAGAACTAGGAGAAAAGGCCGCTTTAGAAGACAAAGATCGGATTGTCTCTGCCTTAAAAGGTGCAGATATGGTTTTTGTTACTGCTGGTATGGGTGGGGGAACTGGAACAGGTGCTGCTCCCATTATTGCAGCCATTGCCAAAGAAATGAAATGTTTGGTAGTGGGTGTCGTTACTGTACCTTTTTCCTTTGAAGGGAAACGTAGAGCAGAACTTGCAAAACTTGGTATTGACCAACTCCGTGCAAATGTAGACACACTCATCACCATTCGCAACGACTCTATCTTTCAAGTTGTGGATAAAAATACTCCTGTGGATATGGCGTTTCGAGTAATCGACGATATTCTGTTAAACGGTGTTCGTGGAATTAGTGATATCATCAACCATCCTGGTATCATCAATGTGGATTTTGCTGATGTAAAAACCATTATGAAGGACACTGGGGATGCGATTTTGGGAGTAGGGGAAGGTCGCGGCGAAACCCGGGTGAGTGAAGCTGTGGAACAAGCCATCAACAATACCTTGTTAGAAGATTCCAGCATCCAAGGGGCAAAATCTCTTCTGATCAACGTCACTGGGGGAAATGATCTTACCATTCATGAATGGAATGAAGTTTCTCAAATCATTACGGCCCAAGCAGATCCTGATGCGAATATCATCATTGGACTGAACGAAGACCAGTCTCTATCTGACCAAATCCGAGTCACTGTGATTGCGACTGGATTTAATAAAAAAGGAAAACAATACCAAAGAGAACAAAAGGCTGTAGGTTCAGAAGAATCTGTTTCTCCTATGGTATACATCCGAAAGTCGGAAGAAAAAGATTCTGGATTTGGAAAAGAACAAGATTCGGTTAGAAGCATTCGCCAATCCAATCGCGGATTTTCATCTCAGAAACAATCTTCCCCGTTTCAAAACTACGGAGAAGACTACGACATCCCTGCTTTTTTAAGAAGAAAGAACGACTAA
- a CDS encoding cell division protein FtsQ/DivIB: MVDTPQEIKEKRFGRVVPILLVFVGLLALGLIYRWARPVKPVERVEWQGLVALSPPLVFQFLGVDPKAPNIGNWKDWEKQLSNHPRIRKVRITRDPDGFLMINIQEKVAEFVIHVGSSLYEVDENLEILSRDRVLADHLIVISGQFTVGENKLEGRQIFDITKEMRQALSLYPTLKSRISELVSESDGNYTLYLKSPNSIKVYLGDKLELNIFRKLYASLAYMESEAVKAVSIDLRGEDAVYH; encoded by the coding sequence ATGGTTGACACCCCCCAAGAAATCAAAGAAAAACGATTTGGGCGTGTGGTTCCGATTCTTTTAGTCTTTGTGGGCCTTTTGGCTTTGGGACTAATCTATCGTTGGGCAAGACCAGTGAAACCGGTGGAGCGTGTGGAGTGGCAAGGTCTTGTGGCTCTGTCTCCTCCTCTGGTCTTTCAGTTTTTGGGAGTGGATCCAAAAGCTCCAAACATTGGGAATTGGAAGGATTGGGAGAAACAACTTTCGAATCATCCGAGGATTCGTAAGGTAAGAATCACCCGTGATCCCGACGGTTTTTTGATGATCAACATACAGGAGAAAGTCGCCGAATTTGTCATACATGTAGGAAGTTCTCTGTATGAAGTGGATGAAAATCTGGAAATTCTTTCCAGAGACCGAGTATTAGCCGATCATTTAATTGTGATTAGTGGACAGTTCACTGTTGGGGAAAACAAACTAGAAGGCAGACAGATTTTTGATATCACCAAAGAAATGCGACAGGCTCTTTCCTTATACCCAACACTCAAATCAAGAATTTCAGAACTTGTCTCTGAAAGTGATGGAAATTATACCTTGTATTTAAAATCACCTAACTCCATAAAAGTATACTTAGGTGATAAGTTAGAATTAAATATATTTCGTAAATTATATGCGTCCCTCGCATATATGGAATCGGAAGCTGTCAAAGCTGTTTCTATAGATTTACGAGGTGAGGACGCCGTTTACCATTAA
- a CDS encoding DUF1574 family protein, with amino-acid sequence MRSKFLGIGISLLFFLILELVVRFFGIHYLEQPEIFFVNLKKNFVESGKGNADIIVLGDSRSMALAGYPKDSETEYSVYNHSLPAMGPKYYRFFLDKYLKKGNTKPKMVLFAASPKLYSTGYGPPLYDPDAKSVKENESISAYMNRRWNEGIEKNFFRTPTPNNIISYSGKQEDANQILWEFFGHRYLHQFTFAELSEQYSGVERLFILSKAAPLLYQSYRFHGAIRNALSQTNWKVDKSYKEKSLFCESCENVEAGLCKPASSQLEDNLTIEDQITRHFGKYNISNRLKPELVLFSKDMIRKELDEELKNPKPYVYEKPDFIVLKELIEYTKAQGIEFGLVYMPWILEKQESQESKDLLADLKLFFRENPEAKLFFFPESSYPSDRFVDNIHYDCRGEKRVNEEFRNSVLPQVFRFLHSKEKSN; translated from the coding sequence TTGCGTTCTAAATTTTTAGGAATTGGTATTTCCCTCTTATTTTTTTTGATTTTGGAACTTGTGGTGCGATTTTTTGGAATCCATTATTTAGAACAACCCGAAATCTTTTTTGTAAACTTAAAGAAAAATTTTGTCGAATCGGGAAAGGGTAATGCCGACATCATCGTGTTAGGTGATTCCAGATCAATGGCCCTTGCTGGGTATCCAAAAGATTCCGAGACGGAATATTCTGTTTATAATCATAGTTTGCCTGCAATGGGCCCAAAATACTATCGTTTCTTTTTGGACAAATATTTAAAAAAGGGAAATACCAAACCAAAAATGGTTTTGTTTGCCGCATCGCCTAAGTTATATTCTACGGGATATGGCCCTCCCCTTTATGATCCCGATGCTAAGTCGGTAAAAGAAAACGAATCCATTTCTGCTTATATGAATCGCCGGTGGAACGAAGGAATCGAAAAGAATTTTTTTCGGACACCCACTCCTAACAATATCATTAGTTACAGTGGAAAACAGGAAGATGCAAACCAAATCCTTTGGGAATTTTTTGGTCACAGATACCTCCACCAATTTACCTTTGCAGAACTTTCCGAACAATATTCTGGTGTGGAAAGGTTGTTTATTCTTTCCAAAGCAGCACCATTGTTATACCAATCTTACAGGTTTCATGGAGCCATTCGCAACGCTCTAAGCCAAACCAATTGGAAAGTAGATAAAAGCTATAAAGAAAAATCTCTCTTTTGTGAGTCTTGTGAAAATGTAGAAGCGGGACTTTGTAAACCTGCTTCTTCACAATTAGAGGACAATCTTACGATCGAGGACCAAATCACTCGTCATTTCGGAAAGTATAATATTTCCAATCGATTGAAACCAGAACTTGTTTTATTTTCCAAAGATATGATTCGAAAAGAATTGGATGAGGAATTAAAAAATCCAAAACCTTATGTCTATGAAAAACCTGACTTTATCGTTTTGAAAGAATTGATCGAATACACAAAAGCACAAGGGATTGAATTTGGATTGGTTTATATGCCTTGGATTTTGGAAAAACAAGAGTCCCAGGAATCTAAGGACCTACTTGCCGATTTAAAACTTTTTTTTAGAGAAAATCCAGAGGCCAAACTCTTTTTCTTTCCCGAATCTTCCTACCCGAGTGACCGGTTTGTAGATAATATTCATTACGACTGCCGGGGAGAAAAACGAGTAAACGAAGAATTTCGCAATTCGGTTCTTCCTCAGGTGTTTCGTTTTTTGCATTCGAAAGAAAAATCCAATTGA
- a CDS encoding LIC_10421 family protein, which yields MKTTKIIATGILAMGLATANLHALDTSERLELLESAMIEQATTPAQKSAVSEYLANIAKEKVEMAQALRDRAGSTRGGKALSQMNEKKELLRRAEALEKDAKKYQTISMDLHAASMQVAQN from the coding sequence ATGAAAACAACAAAGATAATCGCAACAGGGATCTTGGCAATGGGACTTGCAACAGCAAACCTACACGCTTTGGATACAAGCGAAAGATTGGAGCTTTTGGAGTCTGCTATGATTGAACAGGCAACCACTCCTGCGCAAAAATCTGCCGTTTCGGAATACCTTGCGAACATCGCAAAAGAAAAAGTAGAGATGGCTCAGGCACTTCGTGACAGAGCAGGATCTACTCGAGGTGGTAAGGCTCTTAGCCAAATGAACGAGAAGAAAGAACTTCTTCGCCGTGCAGAAGCTCTTGAAAAAGACGCCAAAAAATACCAAACTATCTCTATGGATCTCCACGCAGCATCCATGCAGGTAGCACAAAACTAA